One Pararhizobium capsulatum DSM 1112 DNA segment encodes these proteins:
- a CDS encoding ABC transporter substrate-binding protein, whose translation MLAAIAASALAAVATPAMSKDIVWARYGDIDTLDPHRATSTLSLQVWSLIYDSLLATDANGKPVPHIAESWASDPAGLEYTFKLHSGVTCHDGTPLDANDVKYTVDRAFDDANPSVTKSSWGPITSAEVVDPLTVKLTLDRPFVALIPFLADSFSSIICDSNKDAAGFGISTAIGSGPWKLTSWTKGDKIVLAKNEKYQNFGKLAENKGGPYMDGLVITTVPEPQARLAGLKTGAIQIAEPPLDDVADLKKSGEMKIVIAENTGQNVFWEFAAHRPPFNDERARRAVAYATDAAAAIELVYGDLSIPEKCPISRGVFGNDQDFCTKHGQAYDPDKAKALLAELGYGPDKPLEVTMIAWTGGKRDKLAEVFQSQLAEVGITAKIEIMDIGTMNARVRQENEKTDGVGTMDMMTWSWYDPDILYALWHSPGAYRGFTSPELDAMLDKTRVLTGEAERKAAVQDVMAFLLEKAIHVPLYTPGWEWVFATRPEVEGFKVAPFVYPIFSDVKF comes from the coding sequence ATGTTGGCAGCCATCGCTGCATCGGCACTTGCCGCAGTTGCGACGCCCGCCATGTCGAAGGACATCGTTTGGGCACGTTACGGCGATATCGACACGCTCGATCCGCACCGCGCCACCAGCACCTTGTCGCTCCAGGTCTGGAGCCTCATTTACGACAGTTTGCTGGCCACGGATGCCAACGGCAAACCGGTGCCACATATCGCCGAGAGCTGGGCATCCGACCCGGCTGGTCTCGAATATACGTTCAAGCTCCACAGTGGAGTGACCTGCCACGATGGTACGCCGCTCGATGCCAATGACGTGAAATACACAGTCGATCGCGCGTTCGACGACGCCAACCCAAGTGTCACCAAGTCGAGTTGGGGGCCGATCACATCGGCAGAAGTCGTCGACCCGTTAACGGTGAAGCTGACGCTCGACAGGCCTTTTGTTGCGCTGATCCCGTTCCTGGCTGACAGTTTCTCGTCGATCATCTGCGACAGCAACAAGGATGCGGCGGGCTTCGGGATCTCCACCGCAATCGGCTCTGGTCCATGGAAGCTCACATCCTGGACCAAGGGCGACAAGATCGTACTGGCCAAGAACGAAAAGTACCAGAACTTCGGCAAGCTGGCCGAAAACAAGGGCGGCCCCTATATGGACGGCCTGGTGATTACCACTGTTCCTGAACCACAGGCGCGCCTCGCCGGCCTCAAGACCGGCGCCATTCAGATCGCTGAGCCGCCGCTCGACGACGTCGCCGACCTCAAGAAAAGTGGCGAGATGAAGATCGTCATCGCGGAGAATACCGGACAGAATGTGTTCTGGGAATTTGCCGCGCATCGCCCACCCTTCAACGACGAACGCGCCCGCCGAGCTGTCGCTTACGCCACGGATGCGGCAGCCGCGATCGAGTTGGTCTATGGTGATCTCTCGATCCCGGAGAAATGCCCGATCTCGCGAGGCGTCTTCGGCAACGATCAGGACTTTTGCACCAAGCACGGCCAGGCCTATGATCCTGACAAAGCCAAGGCGCTGCTTGCCGAACTCGGCTATGGCCCCGACAAGCCACTTGAGGTCACCATGATCGCCTGGACCGGCGGCAAGCGCGACAAACTGGCCGAAGTTTTCCAGAGCCAACTCGCGGAAGTCGGCATTACCGCCAAGATCGAGATCATGGACATCGGTACGATGAACGCCCGCGTTCGGCAGGAAAACGAGAAGACGGACGGCGTCGGCACAATGGATATGATGACGTGGTCCTGGTACGATCCGGATATCCTCTATGCTCTCTGGCATTCGCCGGGCGCCTATCGCGGCTTTACGTCGCCGGAACTCGACGCCATGCTGGACAAGACACGCGTGCTGACCGGTGAGGCCGAGCGCAAGGCCGCGGTGCAGGACGTGATGGCCTTTCTGCTGGAAAAGGCGATCCACGTGCCGCTCTATACGCCGGGCTGGGAATGGGTATTCGCGACCCGGCCTGAAGTTGAAGGCTTCAAGGTGGCACCTTTCGTCTATCCCATCTTCAGTGACGTGAAATTCTAG
- a CDS encoding ABC transporter permease, producing MWSFLGKRIAFGILTIFVTTVAVTLLIHLVPGDPVQIMYAQSQGTTPEQLEQIRHSLGLDRPIIEQYVMFVERLAQGDMGVTVRGRQPVADLLLQRLPNTLALATLSMLIAFAIGIPVGFVAAYKRRTAWDTILMTLALTGVSIPHFWLGLMLLFLFAVNLQWLPVAGTGPLNIVLPALTLGLSNAAIIARMTRASMIDVMNQDFVRTARAKGLYQTTVLRRHVLRAGLVPILTMAGMQFAAMLGGAIVVENIFAWNGIGRLAIEAIFQRDYPLIQGFILVFAAVVVVVSIALDVVYAFADPRVRRA from the coding sequence ATGTGGTCTTTTCTCGGCAAGCGTATCGCCTTCGGTATCCTGACGATCTTTGTCACCACCGTGGCCGTGACGCTGCTCATCCATCTTGTGCCCGGCGATCCGGTGCAGATCATGTATGCCCAGAGCCAGGGAACCACGCCAGAGCAGCTCGAACAAATCCGTCATTCACTTGGCCTCGACCGGCCGATCATCGAGCAATATGTCATGTTTGTCGAACGGCTGGCACAGGGGGACATGGGTGTCACGGTCAGAGGTCGACAGCCGGTCGCCGATCTGCTGCTGCAGCGATTGCCCAATACGCTGGCGCTTGCCACACTCTCAATGCTGATCGCATTCGCTATCGGAATTCCGGTCGGCTTCGTCGCTGCCTACAAGCGCAGAACGGCTTGGGATACGATCCTGATGACGCTGGCCCTGACCGGCGTATCGATCCCGCATTTCTGGCTCGGACTGATGCTGCTCTTCTTGTTCGCTGTCAATCTGCAATGGCTGCCTGTCGCGGGAACCGGCCCGCTCAATATCGTGCTGCCTGCGCTCACGCTCGGCCTCTCCAACGCCGCCATCATTGCCCGGATGACGCGGGCCTCGATGATCGACGTGATGAACCAGGATTTCGTGCGCACCGCGCGGGCCAAGGGCCTGTATCAGACCACGGTGCTGCGCCGGCATGTACTGCGCGCCGGGCTGGTGCCGATCCTCACCATGGCCGGCATGCAGTTCGCCGCGATGTTAGGCGGCGCGATCGTCGTCGAGAACATCTTTGCCTGGAACGGCATCGGCCGGCTTGCGATCGAAGCCATCTTCCAACGCGATTATCCATTGATCCAAGGCTTCATTCTGGTCTTCGCGGCGGTTGTGGTGGTGGTCTCGATCGCGCTCGATGTCGTCTACGCGTTCGCCGATCCCCGCGTGCGGAGAGCCTGA
- a CDS encoding ABC transporter permease codes for MLGTKTETVIEAHNAPVHNPRSPAFIRLISTPSGAIGLAILLILLIASAFPDLISPYAPTKIGAGRKLLAPGFRYLAGTDEFGRDMFSRLVHGARLTLEIGIIAVSISLVSGTLLGLAAAYARGFLEVILMRLSDVLFSFTETLIALACVAVLGPSLENAMIAVGLAGIPYYARTSYAAALVETSKPYFEASIAAGAGHLRLIFVHLLPNILPIMIVVATLGLSSAILAAAGLSFLGLGAQPPAPEWGAMLSSGRDFFNKAPWLMIYPGLAIAIVVLAFNLLGDAIREVVDPMEAER; via the coding sequence ATGCTGGGCACCAAAACAGAGACCGTGATCGAAGCCCACAACGCGCCGGTCCATAATCCCAGGTCTCCCGCATTCATCCGCCTGATCAGCACGCCAAGTGGCGCTATCGGCCTTGCCATCCTGCTGATCTTACTGATCGCGTCTGCATTCCCGGATCTGATCTCGCCGTATGCGCCGACCAAAATAGGTGCGGGCCGGAAATTGCTGGCGCCGGGCTTTAGATATCTCGCGGGCACCGACGAGTTCGGCCGTGACATGTTCTCTCGCCTTGTCCATGGCGCTCGGTTGACGCTGGAAATCGGCATAATCGCCGTCAGCATCTCGCTCGTCTCCGGCACATTGCTCGGCCTCGCCGCCGCATATGCGCGCGGCTTTCTGGAAGTCATTCTAATGCGACTTTCCGACGTCCTCTTCTCCTTCACCGAAACGCTGATCGCATTGGCCTGTGTCGCCGTCCTGGGTCCGAGCCTTGAAAATGCGATGATAGCCGTCGGACTTGCGGGCATTCCCTACTACGCCCGCACATCCTATGCCGCCGCCTTGGTGGAAACGTCCAAACCGTATTTCGAGGCCTCCATCGCCGCAGGGGCCGGCCATCTGCGTCTGATATTCGTGCATCTCCTGCCGAATATTCTCCCCATCATGATAGTCGTCGCCACGCTCGGTCTGTCCTCGGCGATCCTGGCCGCAGCTGGCCTCAGCTTCCTCGGCCTTGGCGCACAACCGCCGGCACCAGAATGGGGCGCAATGTTGTCGTCGGGCCGCGACTTCTTCAACAAGGCGCCATGGCTGATGATTTATCCAGGCCTCGCCATAGCCATCGTCGTGCTCGCCTTCAACCTGCTCGGGGATGCGATACGCGAGGTCGTCGACCCCATGGAGGCCGAGCGATGA
- a CDS encoding dipeptide ABC transporter ATP-binding protein, producing MSTTPLLVVKNLSVTFGRQAPSTVVSGLGFEVMRGEAVAIVGESGSGKSVTALSIMGLLPEASANISSGEITFEGCDLLRLEPNQRRALRGLKIGMIFQEPTTSLNPVLTIGRQMTEALQQHLGINRHEADGRAIDMLDRVGIKSARQQLPRYPHEFSGGMRQRVMIAAAMMMQPRLLIADEPTTALDVTAQAQVMRLMRELVSESGASLLLITHDMGVVAENADRVVVMKRGVGVETAPAGSLFANPGCDYTRRLLAAVPNVLDKTTRLDFRHSPKTALKLTRITKSFGSNGWFSPRRSPKVLDDVSLTIAKGETLALVGESGSGKSTLGRIACRLLASDFGEVEVDGETITHLGGSSLRNARSRIQMIFQDPYASLDPRRTIGQTLAEPLAIQGRLGTQEIDVEVGRLLDLVQLGSSVTGRFPHQFSGGQRQRIAIARALAVNPSVIVADEPTSALDVSIQAGILDLLGDIQRENNLALLFITHDLAVVRKIAHRVAVMRTGRIVELGTTGHVLDAPAHAYTRLLLSSVPVPDPAFRGKRLAMPDGELDMPIGSLRMVASGHWVAS from the coding sequence ATGAGCACGACGCCCCTACTTGTGGTGAAGAACCTTTCGGTCACATTCGGCCGCCAAGCCCCTTCCACCGTCGTGTCCGGACTCGGTTTCGAAGTCATGCGCGGCGAGGCAGTGGCGATTGTCGGTGAAAGCGGATCTGGAAAGAGCGTTACCGCGCTTTCGATCATGGGCCTGCTGCCGGAGGCAAGTGCTAACATTTCGAGCGGCGAGATCACCTTCGAAGGTTGCGATCTCCTTCGTCTTGAACCAAACCAGCGCCGGGCGCTGCGCGGGCTGAAGATTGGCATGATCTTCCAGGAGCCGACGACCTCGCTCAATCCGGTGCTGACCATCGGTCGCCAGATGACCGAGGCGCTACAGCAGCATCTCGGTATCAATCGTCACGAAGCCGATGGTCGGGCAATCGATATGCTAGACCGCGTCGGGATCAAATCCGCCCGCCAACAACTCCCACGCTATCCGCACGAATTCTCGGGCGGCATGCGCCAGCGGGTGATGATCGCGGCAGCGATGATGATGCAGCCAAGGCTGCTGATCGCCGACGAGCCCACGACAGCGCTCGACGTGACGGCTCAAGCTCAGGTCATGCGCCTGATGCGGGAACTGGTCAGCGAAAGTGGCGCCAGCCTGTTACTAATCACTCACGATATGGGCGTGGTGGCGGAGAACGCGGATCGCGTGGTGGTTATGAAAAGGGGTGTGGGCGTCGAGACCGCACCGGCTGGAAGCCTGTTCGCCAATCCGGGCTGTGACTACACGAGGCGATTGCTGGCTGCGGTGCCCAATGTTCTTGACAAGACCACACGCCTCGATTTCAGGCACAGCCCCAAAACTGCCCTCAAACTCACACGCATCACCAAATCATTTGGCAGCAACGGATGGTTTTCCCCCCGCAGGTCGCCCAAAGTGCTCGACGATGTTTCACTGACCATCGCCAAGGGCGAGACACTGGCGCTTGTTGGCGAAAGCGGCTCGGGCAAGTCAACGCTCGGCCGCATCGCCTGCCGGCTGCTGGCAAGCGATTTCGGTGAAGTCGAAGTGGACGGCGAAACCATCACGCATCTTGGCGGGAGCAGCCTTCGCAACGCCCGTAGCCGCATCCAGATGATCTTTCAAGACCCCTACGCCTCGCTTGATCCGCGCCGCACCATCGGCCAGACGCTTGCCGAGCCGCTCGCTATCCAAGGCAGGCTCGGCACACAAGAGATCGACGTCGAGGTGGGGCGGTTGCTCGACCTGGTCCAGCTCGGCTCGTCGGTTACCGGACGCTTTCCCCATCAGTTTTCTGGCGGCCAGCGCCAGCGCATTGCCATCGCGCGGGCACTCGCCGTCAATCCGTCCGTCATCGTCGCCGACGAGCCGACATCTGCGCTCGATGTATCGATCCAGGCCGGTATTCTCGACCTGCTGGGCGATATCCAGAGGGAGAACAACCTTGCTCTCCTGTTCATCACCCACGACCTGGCGGTGGTTCGGAAAATCGCCCATCGCGTCGCCGTGATGAGGACGGGCAGGATCGTCGAACTTGGCACGACCGGCCATGTACTCGATGCGCCGGCGCATGCCTATACTCGGCTCCTGCTCTCCTCGGTTCCGGTTCCTGACCCTGCTTTTCGAGGCAAGCGGCTCGCCATGCCGGATGGTGAGTTGGACATGCCGATAGGAAGCCTGCGGATGGTCGCGTCGGGCCATTGGGTGGCGTCATGA
- a CDS encoding DUF6963 family protein — MTIGIATYGPNAGLAAIEALAAVEKIGSGAIGGFVSFAVMDIDGTIHRAETQTGGTGNLPIDAIREAIQRARIAVLMSSGPNRPSPLSQFTPGMKDIGLVTGHRLPNVRGTRASALNMDVLQAINSGAAVEQAVRTVLDENPVADAGIIAISAAGDLAMGNTDYVERFFDAGSAMLQSAFDPDIRAGVLHNAIHPHRGLALMAAQFAINIMDPPDRADSTVTIAAGTPLVVGPRNEIRLKSHGVEIAIENPLYLTGSWDLGLGPRVPVVEAGTDVAVAVYEPYLRAANGLIQTIDGQSAFEVPVRTMTVDQVSEVAVQV, encoded by the coding sequence ATGACGATCGGCATTGCAACTTACGGCCCGAATGCCGGCCTTGCGGCAATCGAGGCACTCGCCGCCGTTGAGAAAATCGGCTCGGGTGCTATCGGCGGCTTCGTCAGTTTTGCAGTGATGGATATCGATGGCACGATCCACAGGGCCGAAACTCAGACTGGTGGCACCGGTAATCTTCCGATTGACGCAATTCGAGAAGCGATTCAACGCGCCCGCATCGCCGTATTGATGTCGAGCGGACCTAATCGCCCATCACCCTTGTCACAGTTCACACCAGGCATGAAAGACATCGGCCTTGTCACCGGCCACCGGCTGCCCAATGTCCGGGGCACTAGGGCTTCCGCCCTCAATATGGACGTGCTGCAAGCCATTAATTCCGGCGCTGCGGTGGAACAAGCGGTCCGAACGGTGCTGGATGAAAACCCCGTTGCCGATGCAGGCATCATCGCGATCTCCGCAGCCGGAGACCTCGCTATGGGAAACACGGACTATGTCGAACGGTTCTTCGATGCCGGTTCCGCGATGCTACAATCGGCATTCGATCCCGACATCAGGGCGGGTGTGCTGCACAATGCGATCCATCCGCATCGCGGTCTGGCGCTGATGGCCGCGCAGTTCGCAATCAATATCATGGACCCGCCGGATCGGGCAGATTCCACGGTCACTATTGCGGCGGGTACGCCACTGGTGGTCGGGCCGCGAAACGAGATCCGCCTCAAAAGCCACGGTGTCGAGATCGCGATAGAAAATCCCCTTTACCTGACGGGATCATGGGATTTGGGTCTCGGCCCGCGCGTACCGGTCGTCGAGGCGGGAACCGACGTCGCCGTGGCCGTCTATGAGCCGTACTTGAGGGCAGCAAATGGTCTGATACAAACGATCGATGGACAGTCAGCATTCGAGGTGCCGGTGCGGACGATGACCGTCGATCAAGTCTCAGAAGTGGCGGTACAAGTTTAG
- a CDS encoding alcohol dehydrogenase catalytic domain-containing protein: MNAAVLTTPGSPLTIRCEAIPTPGPGQILVRLKACGVCHSDVHIWKGDVTATPVPSLFILGHEGVGTIEALGPGVEDWTPGDAIGVPWLHDTCMQCDECLAGEESFCQQQRAHGLNVPGAFADYVVVDARFAVRLIPEMDPLTTAPVMCAGVTAYGAIRRAGLKAGETCAIFGCGGLGLYAVQIATRLGVRVLAVDRSPAKLENALRLGAVETEIADEGLADRLGARGQKFHACINFAPTPKTWHAIISAIRPRGRIIAAALVSQPVEISQEWLTGTGVTITGTSVGTAQEMREVVAMHAQKPFEAEIEEISLDRASEALASLEKGNAKGRYVIRF, from the coding sequence ATGAATGCGGCGGTGCTCACCACACCGGGATCGCCGTTGACCATCCGTTGCGAAGCTATCCCCACGCCGGGACCCGGCCAGATACTGGTCCGGCTCAAGGCCTGCGGCGTTTGCCATTCCGATGTCCATATCTGGAAGGGCGACGTGACAGCGACCCCTGTCCCCTCGTTATTTATTCTCGGCCATGAGGGCGTCGGTACTATCGAAGCGCTCGGACCCGGGGTTGAAGACTGGACCCCAGGCGACGCGATCGGCGTTCCATGGCTGCATGATACCTGCATGCAATGCGATGAATGCCTGGCCGGCGAAGAGTCTTTCTGCCAACAACAGCGTGCTCATGGCCTCAATGTCCCCGGCGCTTTCGCCGACTATGTCGTGGTCGATGCGCGCTTTGCCGTAAGGCTCATTCCGGAAATGGACCCGCTTACCACCGCACCCGTCATGTGTGCAGGCGTCACCGCCTATGGCGCCATCCGCCGTGCAGGCCTGAAGGCAGGCGAGACATGCGCTATCTTCGGCTGCGGTGGCCTCGGCCTCTACGCTGTCCAGATTGCCACCCGCCTCGGCGTAAGAGTCCTTGCCGTCGATCGCAGCCCGGCAAAACTGGAAAATGCTTTGCGACTCGGCGCCGTCGAAACCGAGATCGCCGACGAAGGCCTCGCTGACAGACTTGGCGCACGCGGTCAGAAATTCCACGCCTGCATCAATTTCGCGCCGACGCCGAAAACCTGGCATGCCATTATATCGGCCATCCGCCCGCGCGGTCGCATCATCGCCGCAGCGCTAGTGTCCCAACCCGTCGAGATTAGCCAGGAATGGCTGACCGGCACCGGCGTCACCATTACAGGCACCAGCGTCGGCACGGCGCAGGAAATGCGTGAGGTTGTCGCCATGCATGCGCAAAAACCATTCGAAGCAGAGATTGAGGAAATCTCACTCGATCGCGCCTCCGAAGCGCTTGCTTCGTTGGAAAAAGGCAACGCCAAGGGCCGCTACGTCATCCGGTTTTGA
- the choX gene encoding choline ABC transporter substrate-binding protein, with amino-acid sequence MHRSMKVAAVAIASACLPMTAFALDKEECRAVRMADLGWTDIALTNATAEILLKALGYDPNSTILGLNVTFEALKNNDMDVFQGNWRPVQDIDFKSYFDDGSVIAVGTNLEGAKYTLAVPKYVADAGVRSFDDLAAHGAKFDYKIYGIEPGSNKPIEDMLAAKAHDLSGDWELVESSEAGMLAQVKRAVEKKDWIIFLGWQPHPMNVNMELTYLSGGDTEFGPDFGGATVRTLVRNGYPEACPNVTKFFSNLKFDINYENAGMNMIMTDGVEVPVTAKKMMIEHPEKVVAWLDGVTTIDGKSGLETIKAELGLK; translated from the coding sequence ATGCATAGATCCATGAAAGTAGCCGCGGTCGCCATCGCCTCTGCGTGCCTGCCGATGACTGCATTTGCGCTAGACAAAGAGGAGTGCAGGGCCGTGCGCATGGCGGACCTCGGCTGGACGGACATCGCACTGACCAATGCCACGGCGGAAATTCTGTTGAAGGCATTGGGCTACGATCCAAACTCGACCATTCTCGGGCTCAATGTGACGTTTGAGGCACTGAAAAACAACGACATGGATGTGTTCCAGGGCAATTGGCGGCCGGTGCAGGACATCGACTTCAAGTCATATTTCGACGATGGCTCGGTGATAGCAGTAGGCACCAATCTCGAAGGGGCGAAGTATACTCTCGCTGTGCCGAAATATGTCGCGGACGCCGGCGTCAGGAGTTTCGACGATCTCGCCGCCCACGGTGCTAAATTCGACTACAAGATTTACGGCATCGAACCTGGCTCCAACAAACCGATCGAGGACATGCTGGCCGCCAAGGCTCACGACCTTTCCGGTGATTGGGAACTGGTGGAATCTAGCGAGGCCGGTATGCTGGCGCAGGTCAAGCGCGCAGTCGAGAAGAAAGACTGGATCATCTTCCTCGGCTGGCAGCCGCACCCAATGAACGTCAATATGGAACTGACCTATCTCTCCGGCGGTGATACTGAATTCGGCCCAGACTTCGGTGGCGCCACCGTGCGCACTCTGGTTCGCAACGGCTATCCAGAAGCCTGCCCCAACGTCACAAAATTCTTCTCCAACCTGAAGTTTGACATAAACTACGAAAATGCGGGGATGAACATGATCATGACCGACGGTGTCGAAGTGCCAGTTACGGCGAAGAAAATGATGATCGAACATCCAGAGAAAGTCGTCGCCTGGCTAGACGGCGTCACGACAATCGATGGCAAGTCGGGTCTGGAAACCATCAAAGCCGAACTGGGATTGAAGTAA
- the betI gene encoding transcriptional regulator BetI, translated as MMAPRKKQKTRIEDIRRVELIEAAHRIFLREGLKGLTTTKICHEAGMSQGILTYYFKDKEQVLFEMVRVANRVLMEQVVSNLRRATTRWQRLLAIIDGNFPANRYDRSTANAWISLVAETAHNARYARLQRPFYSRLRSNIASALAPSLSRDEIDHFVRGFAAMIDGLWLRRGHSETDMWLEEAKLLLTEYTEKMLGDKLVETLKQDDALFLIST; from the coding sequence ATGATGGCACCACGCAAGAAGCAAAAGACCCGGATCGAAGACATCAGGCGCGTCGAGCTGATCGAGGCAGCGCATCGGATTTTTCTGCGGGAGGGACTCAAAGGTCTGACGACGACTAAGATTTGCCACGAGGCAGGCATGTCGCAGGGCATCCTGACTTATTATTTCAAGGATAAGGAACAAGTTCTGTTCGAAATGGTGCGCGTGGCCAATCGCGTGCTGATGGAGCAGGTCGTTTCCAATCTTCGCCGCGCCACAACACGCTGGCAGCGATTGCTGGCGATCATCGATGGCAATTTTCCGGCGAACCGCTATGATCGCAGCACCGCTAATGCTTGGATTTCGCTCGTCGCGGAAACGGCGCATAATGCCCGCTATGCGCGATTGCAACGGCCATTCTACAGCCGGCTGCGTTCCAATATCGCCTCTGCGCTGGCGCCATCGTTGTCGCGGGACGAAATCGATCACTTCGTGCGTGGTTTCGCAGCCATGATCGATGGCCTGTGGCTGCGCCGCGGTCATTCCGAGACCGATATGTGGCTTGAAGAAGCCAAATTGCTGTTGACCGAATATACCGAAAAGATGCTGGGCGACAAGCTTGTGGAGACTCTCAAGCAGGATGACGCCTTGTTTCTGATTTCTACGTAG
- a CDS encoding DUF1214 domain-containing protein, translated as MFFGYTFITPAMIMRLTEIGSQYLVQTVDSKGAFFGGSKTYNVSLPANIPAEKFWSFTVYDNQSRSMLDPPQRYPRAGSQNYPTPAIRRA; from the coding sequence ATGTTCTTCGGCTACACGTTCATCACTCCGGCGATGATCATGCGGCTCACGGAGATCGGTTCGCAGTACCTTGTGCAGACCGTCGATTCCAAGGGCGCGTTTTTCGGCGGTAGCAAGACCTACAACGTGTCTCTGCCAGCAAACATTCCAGCGGAAAAATTCTGGTCGTTCACCGTCTACGACAACCAGTCGCGCTCGATGCTCGATCCGCCACAGCGATACCCGCGCGCTGGCAGCCAGAACTATCCAACCCCAGCAATTCGCCGAGCTTAA
- the accC gene encoding acetyl-CoA carboxylase biotin carboxylase subunit, which produces MPELIKSVLIANRGEIALRIIRACKELGIRSVIAYSEADADSLPVRLADQSICIGPAQAKFSYRNQQAIIGAALAFKVEAIHPGYGFLAENSEFAETCEKEGLIFVGPPGHVIRQMGDKIEAKKIARKAGVPNVPGSIGSISDAAEALAVADEVGFPLLIKAAAGGGGRGMRVVQRRETLERDLSEIMSEAEVAFGDAAVYIERYLTDIRHIEIQVISDGNRTLHLGERDCSAQRRNQKLIEEAPSPVLDQTLRDALAEAAIALCNAVQYKNAGTVEFVFDNSERKFYFIEMNTRIQVEHPVSEMVTGIDLIKMQLEIASGMPIRLRQEDVRISGHAIECRINAENPERDFAPSPGKVTRYHPPGGFGVRMETHIETGYVIPPFYDSMVGKLVCWGRDRDEAIARMRRALDEVVIEGVTTTAGFHKMVLSHPKFQSSNFNTAFVGELMERSCEVVER; this is translated from the coding sequence ATGCCAGAACTCATTAAGAGTGTTCTGATCGCCAATCGCGGTGAAATCGCTCTGCGGATCATCCGGGCATGCAAGGAACTTGGTATCCGCAGCGTGATTGCCTATTCTGAGGCGGATGCAGACTCTCTGCCGGTGAGGCTTGCCGATCAGTCCATCTGCATCGGACCTGCCCAGGCGAAGTTCAGCTATCGCAATCAGCAGGCTATTATTGGCGCGGCTCTGGCCTTCAAGGTGGAGGCCATCCATCCCGGCTACGGTTTTCTGGCCGAGAATTCAGAATTCGCCGAGACGTGTGAAAAGGAAGGCCTCATCTTTGTTGGCCCTCCCGGGCATGTCATTCGCCAGATGGGCGACAAGATCGAGGCCAAGAAAATCGCCCGTAAGGCGGGGGTTCCAAATGTTCCTGGCTCAATCGGTTCCATTTCTGACGCTGCGGAAGCACTTGCTGTTGCAGACGAGGTCGGCTTCCCCCTGCTGATCAAAGCAGCAGCAGGCGGTGGCGGACGTGGCATGCGTGTCGTGCAGCGGCGCGAAACCCTCGAACGTGATCTGTCGGAAATCATGTCCGAAGCGGAGGTCGCCTTCGGCGATGCTGCCGTCTATATCGAGCGTTACCTGACCGATATCAGGCACATCGAAATTCAGGTTATCTCCGACGGTAACCGGACGCTCCATCTGGGGGAGCGTGACTGCTCTGCGCAAAGACGCAATCAAAAACTCATCGAGGAAGCGCCTTCGCCCGTTCTCGACCAGACCCTGCGGGACGCGCTTGCGGAGGCAGCAATCGCGCTTTGCAATGCTGTGCAATACAAGAACGCCGGCACGGTGGAGTTTGTCTTTGATAACAGCGAACGGAAATTTTACTTCATTGAAATGAACACCCGCATTCAGGTCGAGCATCCGGTCTCGGAAATGGTGACGGGTATCGATCTGATTAAGATGCAGCTCGAAATCGCCAGCGGAATGCCGATCAGGTTACGTCAGGAAGACGTCCGCATTTCGGGGCATGCAATTGAATGCCGCATTAACGCGGAAAATCCAGAGCGGGATTTTGCGCCCAGTCCGGGAAAAGTCACTCGCTATCATCCACCGGGCGGGTTTGGCGTCAGGATGGAAACCCACATCGAGACCGGCTACGTGATCCCGCCGTTCTACGATTCCATGGTGGGCAAGCTCGTATGCTGGGGGAGGGATCGCGATGAGGCTATTGCGAGGATGCGCAGAGCTCTTGATGAAGTTGTGATTGAGGGAGTAACCACCACCGCCGGCTTTCACAAAATGGTCTTGAGCCATCCGAAATTTCAATCGAGCAACTTTAACACCGCGTTCGTCGGTGAACTCATGGAGCGGAGTTGTGAGGTTGTCGAGCGCTGA